The genomic window ATTGCCCATCTGCGCCCAGGTGTCGAAATCCATGCGCTGGCCGCGATTGTAGATGTGGCCGTTGATCGAGGACGAGCCGCCGAGCGTCTTGCCGCGCGGCGCATAGATGCTGCGGCCGCCGGTCCAGGGCCCCGGCTCCTGCTGGTAGGCCCAGTTGATGCTCTTCATGTGGAAGGTCTTGATGAAGCCCGCCGGCAGGTGGATGTAGGGATGCCAGTCGGAAGGGCCTGCCTCCAGCACGCAGACGCTCGTGTTGGGGTCTTCGCTGAGCCGGCTGGCGAGCACGCAACCGGCAGAGCCCGCGCCGACGATCACATAATCAAATCTGTCCATGGTGGCAGCGTCCTTGGCGCGCAATGAGTCTCAATTGAATCGGTGCCGGAAGCGGGCGCTCTTCACCTCTCCCCATGGGAGAGGTGACTGAGCAAACAGCAAATCTGGAGCACATTATAGCTAGCGCGGCTTGTCGTTGAGTTGAAATTCGAGATGCGCCTGTACCGTCGGCCATTCGGCGGCGGTGATGCTGTAGACCACGGTGTCGCGCAGCGTGCCGTTCGGCCCGACCTGGTGGCTGCGCAGGATGCCGTCCTGCTTGGCGCCGAGGCGCTCGATGGCGCGGCGGCTCTGGTGGTTGAAGAAATGCGTGCGGAACTCGACCGCGATGCAGTTCAGGGTTTCGAAGGCGTGCCGCAGCAGCAGGAGCTTGCACTGCGTGTTGAGCGGGCCGCGCTGCGCGCTCTTGCCGTACCAGGTTGAGCCGATCTCGACGCGGCGGTTGGCGGCATCGATGTTCATGTAGGTGGTCATGCCGACGATCCTGCCGCCGGCATCGAACACGGTGAACGGCAGCATCGAGCCTGCGGCCTGAAGGCCGAGGCGACGGTCGATCTCCTTGCCCATGTTCTCCGGCAGTGGGATCGCCGTGTACCAGAGTTTCGACAGCTCGCCGTCCTTGACGGCCTCGACCAGCCCCTCCCGATGCTGATGCGACAGCGGCTCGAGACGGGCGTGCTGTCCGCGCAGGGTGATGGGGTCGGGCCAGGGCATTGAAAGTCTCTCCTTGTGTCATTGCGAGCGAAGCGAAGCAATCCAGAGTCTTACGGCGGAGGCAGCCTGGATTGCTTCGTCGCCAGGGCAAAATTGCTTCGCAATTTTGTCGCGGGCTCCTCGCAATGACGACTTGTCTCACTTGTTCAAGAAATTCAACGGCAAACCGCTGCGCGGCCAGTCCATGGCGATCAGCTCGCCCTTGCCCGACAGGGTGATGTAGGCGGTCTTCAGCTCGGGGCCGCCGAAGGCAATGTTGGTGGTGACGCGGTCGCCGGTCGGCACCTGTTCCACCAGCGTGCCGTCGGGCGCGATCACCGAGATGCAGCCGGAGACGAGGGTGGCGACGCAGACATTGCCGTTGGCCTCCACCGCGAGCGAGTCGAACATCTGGTAGCCGCCGAGGCCGCAGATCGGCTTGCCCCGCTCGCCGCGATAGATCACCTCGCGCGGCTTCAGCGTGCCCGGCGCGGAGAGCTCATAGGCCCAGAGCCGGCCCGTCGGCGTCTCTGCGATATAGACCGTGTTCTCGTCCGGCGAGAGCCCGATGCCGTTCGCGGGCAGCACGCCATGCACGATCTCGACGATCTCTTTCATGCCGGGCTTGAGATAGTATATGCCGCCAACGTCCATTTCGCGCGCGCGGCGTTTGCCGAGGTCGGAGAACCAGAGGCCGCCCTGCTTGTCGAACACCAGATCATTGGGGCCGCGCAGATCGTGCTCGCCGCATTTGGTCACGACGGTCTCGACCTTGCCGGATTGCAGATCGACGCGCTGGATCGAGCCGCCGCGGTAATCGTCCGGTTGCGGGCCCGGCATGATCATCTTGCCGGCCGGAAGCCAGGAGAAGCCGCCATTGTTGCAGATGTAGATCTTGCCGTCGGGCCCGAGCGCGGCGCCATTGGGGCCACCCGGCACCTTCGCGACGATCTCCTTGCGGCCGTCGGGATGAACGCGGGTCAGGCGCTGGCCGCGGATCTCCACCAGCACGACCGAACCGTCCGGCATCACGACCGGCCCTTCTGGAAATTCGAGGTCGGTGGCGAGAACGCGGACGTTGGACATGTTGGGACCCTCCCGGCTGCTTGTTATGACTTGCACGGGATGTCCGGCACGGGCCCACACGCAAGATTTGCCTGCGGTTATGACAAAGTCGCCGGGGCTTGCCAAGCAAGCGGGACGGTATGCCAGCGTTGCGGAAGCCCCCTACTCCCTCACCGGCATCCAGATCTCGAAGCCGCCATTTCCGGTTGCTGGATCGAACTTCTCGTCATAGCGCTCGAAGTTCGGTGCGTCCGCGGCTTTGAGGCCGGAGGCCGGCAGCCACTGATTCCAGATCGTGTTGACCGTGCGGCGGATCGAGGCGACGTGATCGGTGTGGGTAAAGACGGCGTAGCGCTGCTCGGGGATGCGGATGCGGCCGAAGCGACGCGGCAGGTCCGAGAAATCGGCGACCTCGACGCCGGCGATGTAGTCGAAATTGCCGGCATCATCGCCATTGCAGCAAACGCCGTAGGCGACGTTACCGACGCGGGCGGGAATGTCGGCGACCTCCTGGTGAAAGCGGTGCCATAGACCGGGGATCATGGCGCCATTGTCGCAGGAGATGCGCTCGGCGGGACCGGCGACCAGGAAGGCCTTTGCGGTTTCGAAACGCGGCGGGGCAAGATGGTCGAGCATGGTGGAGTCCATGAGGATCGGCTCCTGAAGCTTGAGGTGGCTGGCGCATGTCGCGGCCCGCACTGCTTCGGGCGTGGTGCCGAACTGGTCGCGGAACGCGCGGGTGAATGCTTCGTGCGAGCCGTAATCCGCCTCCAGCGCCAGTGACAGGATGTCAGGCGCACCGTTCGCAAGACTGCGCGCGGCTTCCGTCAGCCGCCGCGCGCGCACGTAGCGCATCACCGGAAGACCGGTGGCTGCGGCAAACGCGCGCACGATGTGGAACCGCGACACGCCTGAGATCGCTGCGATCTCGTCAAGCGTCATCGGCTCGGCCAGATGGCTCTCTATATACCAGAGCGCGCGCTGGGCTGGGTTCACGGTGGTCGTCCTCGTTCGAAGCGCGGTCATGATGCGCAGCAATGCCGCCGGCCCGCTTGATCGGCATTGCGGTCCTGGCACGAGGATAGCCGGGCAACGGCTACTGGCAACATCCGGGCATCCGTGGCTACACTCCCGGGGTCGCTGAAACCGCTCACCAGAAAGCACGGAGGAACCGCGTCATGGAAATTACAGATGTGCGGGCGCACCATATCCGCATCCCCTATGACGCCGGTGTCGCCAGCTTTCGCCAGGGCGCTTCCGCAATTACCGCGCTCGACATGGTGCTGGTCGAGGTCAGGACCGATGCCGGGCTGACCGGCTGGGGCGATGCCTTCGCCTATGTCTGCCCCCGCACCACGCGCAGCGCCGTCGAGGAGATGATCGCGCCGCAGGCGCGTGGGCTGAAGGTACCTGATGCGGCCGGCATCCCAGGGGTCATGGAGCAGATCCAGCGCAATCTGCATCTGTTCGGCCGCTACGGCATCACCATGTTCGCGATCTCTGGACTCGACATCGCGCTGTGGGACCTTGCCGCCAAGGTGGAGGGCGTGCCCGTGCATCGCCTGCTCGGCGAGACCAGGCGCACGGCCATTCCCGCTTACGCGAGCCTGCTGCGGATCGGCTCGCCCGACAACATCGCCGCCGAATGCAGGAAGGCGCTCGCGCTCGGCTATGGCGCCATCAAGCTGCACGAGACCACGACACCTGCGGTGTTCGCTGCACGCGAGGCGATCGGGCCAACCATTCCGCTGATGGTCGACATGAACTGTCCTCTCACCGCCGAGCAGGCGATCGCGTTTGCGAAGACATGTGCGGACGCGAAACCGATGTTCCTGGAGGAGCCGGTCTGGCCGCCGGAGGATTTTTCTGCGCTCGCCGACGTCCGCAGCACGGGCGGGCTCGACATTGCCGCCGGCGAGAATGCTTGCACGGAATATCAATTTCGCCAGATGATGAATGCGGGCGCGGTGAGCCATGCCCAGCCCTCAGTGATCAAGATCGGCGGCATCACGGAGTTCCTGAAGGTCGCGGCGCTGGCCGATCAGTTCGGCGTCAAGATCGTGCCGCACTCTCCCTATTTCGGTCCGGGCCTGCTGGCGACGCTGCATCTGTTGGCACTGCGCGAGGACGGGCTCGTCGAGATGTTCTATTTGAAACGCGAGGCCTGCCTCTGGGGCGGCCGCGCCGATGTCGATGCGACCGGCCATGTCGCAGTGCCGAATGACCCTGGACTTGGCTACGAGCCCGATCGCGGCGTGATGGAGCGATATCGCGTCGCGTGATCGCCGCGCTTATTTCGCAGCGTCCTTCGCCGCCGCCGGCGCGTCCTGCTTCTTCTTCGCATCGTCGGCCGGCTTCGCTTGCGCGGCCTGGAGATCGGCGAGCGTCTTCTGCAAGCCGGCGAGACTCGTCTTCAGCGTGTCGATCTGGCGATTGGCCGCGTCCAGCTTCTGCTGATGATCGAGCGTGAGCTTGGTGATAGTCTTCTGCAGGAAGTCGACATTGCTCTGGAGGCAG from Bradyrhizobium zhanjiangense includes these protein-coding regions:
- a CDS encoding GNAT family N-acetyltransferase, which encodes MPWPDPITLRGQHARLEPLSHQHREGLVEAVKDGELSKLWYTAIPLPENMGKEIDRRLGLQAAGSMLPFTVFDAGGRIVGMTTYMNIDAANRRVEIGSTWYGKSAQRGPLNTQCKLLLLRHAFETLNCIAVEFRTHFFNHQSRRAIERLGAKQDGILRSHQVGPNGTLRDTVVYSITAAEWPTVQAHLEFQLNDKPR
- a CDS encoding SMP-30/gluconolactonase/LRE family protein, with the translated sequence MSNVRVLATDLEFPEGPVVMPDGSVVLVEIRGQRLTRVHPDGRKEIVAKVPGGPNGAALGPDGKIYICNNGGFSWLPAGKMIMPGPQPDDYRGGSIQRVDLQSGKVETVVTKCGEHDLRGPNDLVFDKQGGLWFSDLGKRRAREMDVGGIYYLKPGMKEIVEIVHGVLPANGIGLSPDENTVYIAETPTGRLWAYELSAPGTLKPREVIYRGERGKPICGLGGYQMFDSLAVEANGNVCVATLVSGCISVIAPDGTLVEQVPTGDRVTTNIAFGGPELKTAYITLSGKGELIAMDWPRSGLPLNFLNK
- a CDS encoding AraC family transcriptional regulator, producing MNPAQRALWYIESHLAEPMTLDEIAAISGVSRFHIVRAFAAATGLPVMRYVRARRLTEAARSLANGAPDILSLALEADYGSHEAFTRAFRDQFGTTPEAVRAATCASHLKLQEPILMDSTMLDHLAPPRFETAKAFLVAGPAERISCDNGAMIPGLWHRFHQEVADIPARVGNVAYGVCCNGDDAGNFDYIAGVEVADFSDLPRRFGRIRIPEQRYAVFTHTDHVASIRRTVNTIWNQWLPASGLKAADAPNFERYDEKFDPATGNGGFEIWMPVRE
- a CDS encoding mandelate racemase/muconate lactonizing enzyme family protein; protein product: MEITDVRAHHIRIPYDAGVASFRQGASAITALDMVLVEVRTDAGLTGWGDAFAYVCPRTTRSAVEEMIAPQARGLKVPDAAGIPGVMEQIQRNLHLFGRYGITMFAISGLDIALWDLAAKVEGVPVHRLLGETRRTAIPAYASLLRIGSPDNIAAECRKALALGYGAIKLHETTTPAVFAAREAIGPTIPLMVDMNCPLTAEQAIAFAKTCADAKPMFLEEPVWPPEDFSALADVRSTGGLDIAAGENACTEYQFRQMMNAGAVSHAQPSVIKIGGITEFLKVAALADQFGVKIVPHSPYFGPGLLATLHLLALREDGLVEMFYLKREACLWGGRADVDATGHVAVPNDPGLGYEPDRGVMERYRVA